The following coding sequences are from one Neurospora crassa OR74A linkage group I, whole genome shotgun sequence window:
- a CDS encoding Nedd8-like protein: MQIKVRTLTGKEIELDIEPDTKVAHIKEKVEEKEGIPPVQQRLIFGGKQMVDDKTATDYQLEGGATLHLVLALRGGRW; the protein is encoded by the exons ATGCAGATCAA GGTCCGGACTCTTACAGGCAAGGAAATTGAGCTCGACATTGAGCCCGATACCAAG GTTGCCCacatcaaggagaaggtcgaggaaaaggagggtaTCCCTCCCGTACAGCAACGTTTGATCTTTGGCGGAAAGCAAAT GGTCGACGACAAGACGGCAACCGATTACCAACTCGAAGGCGGTGCGACTCTCCATCTCGTTTTGGCTCTTAGAGGTGGAAGGTGGTAG